A window of Castanea sativa cultivar Marrone di Chiusa Pesio chromosome 1, ASM4071231v1 contains these coding sequences:
- the LOC142622837 gene encoding agamous-like MADS-box protein AP3 isoform X1, whose amino-acid sequence MSRGKIQIKRIENTTNRQVTYSKRRNGLFKKANELTVLCDAKVSIIMVSSTGKVQEYVSPSTTTKQLIDEYQKAKETDIWSSNYERMQRELKKLKEVNRSLRTEIRQRRGESANDLSLEKIHILEQDMENAVKVIRDRKYRVISNQTETFKKKLRNAKEIHRNLLHEIDAGNEDPQYGLVDNGDYGAVIGCSNGDPHIFALRLRPRQSNFHSGAGSDLTTYTLLE is encoded by the exons ATGTCAAGAGGAAAGATTCAGATCAAGAGGATAGAGAACACAACGAACAGGCAGGTTACGTACTCAAAAAGAAGGAACGGTTTGTTCAAGAAGGCCAACGAGCTCACTGTTCTGTGTGATGCTAAAGTTTCTATTATTATGGTCTCTAGCACTGGCAAGGTCCAAGAATATGTTAGCCCTTCCACCAC AACGAAGCAATTGATTGATGAGTACCAGAAGGCCAAGGAGACAGACATATGGAGCTCGAACTATGAG AGAATGCAAAGAGAGTTGAAGAAGCTGAAGGAGGTGAATAGGAGTCTTCGAACGGAGATAAG GCAGAGGAGAGGTGAATCTGCGAATGATCTAAGCTTGGAAAAAATACATATTCTTGAGCAAGACATGGAGAATGCTGTCAAGGTTATTCGCGACCGCAAG TACCGGGTGATTAGTAACCAAACTGAAACTTtcaagaaaaag TTAAGGAATGCTAAAGAAATACATAGAAATCTTCTACATGAAATT GATGCAGGAAATGAAGACCCACAATATGGATTAGTTGATAATGGAGATTATGGTGCTGTTATTGGATGCTCAAATGGAGATCCTCACATATTTGCTTTACGCCTGAGACCTAGGCAGTCTAATTTTCATAGTGGTGCAGGGTCAGATCTCACAACTTACACCTTGCTTGAGTAG
- the LOC142640819 gene encoding S-type anion channel SLAH1-like has protein sequence MATQGSQSEIEIVVEASTTVTNHNQQTVLSIIILKRLLNTLSSILAKFHAGYFRISLSLSSQVLLWKTLNGPSTDTSILRHVLHILHPTPFLVIWSLALFILVLLSLLYLLKFLFHFNTVKTEFLHDVGVNYLFAPWISWLLLLQSAPFIAPKTFPYLVLWWVFVIPVLVLDVKIYGQWFTKGKRFLSTVANPTSQLSVIGNLVGAQAAAYMGWQETSIFLFSLGIVHYLVLFVTLYQRFSGGIQLPGLLSPVFFLYFAAPSVASLAWESIAGAFDIVSKMLFFLSLFLFTSLVFRPNLFKRSMRRFNVAWWAYSLPLTVLALASTEYAQEVKGSIAHILMLLLLAISVLVSLGLIVFTLFNTKMLLPDNDPIVTLLNHLPRAV, from the exons ATGGCAACCCAAGGATCTCAATCTGAGATTGAAATTGTGGTTGAGGCATCCACAACCGTCACAAACCATAATCAACAAACAGTACTCTCAATCATCATATTGAAACGATTGCTAAACACATTAAGCTCAATACTAGCCAAATTTCATGCTGGGTATTTCAGAATAAGCTTATCTCTAAGTAGCCAAGTTTTGTTATGGAAGACACTAAATGGACCAAGCACTGACACAAGTATTCTACGTCACGTGCTTCACATCCTTCATCCAACGCCTTTTCTCGTAATATGGTCTCTGGCTCTGTTTATACTTGTTTTACTATCTCTGCTTTACCTCTTGAAATTCTTGTTTCACTTTAACACAGTGAAGACAGAGTTCTTGCACGATGTAGGGGTCAACTACCTATTCGCTCCATGGATTTCTTGGCTTCTTTTGCTTCAATCTGCACCATTCATAGCTCCAAAAACCTTCCCCTATTTAGTCCTTTGGTGGGTTTTTGTGATTCCTGTGTTGGTGCTTGATGTAAAAATCTATGGCCAATGGTTCACTAAGGGCAAGAGGTTCTTATCAACCGTGGCAAATCCAACTAGCCAATTATCAGTCATCGGAAACTTGGTTGGAGCTCAAGCCGCTGCGTACATGGGGTGGCAAGAAACCTctattttcttgttttccttAGGCATAGTGCACTATCTAGTGCTTTTTGTGACTCTTTATCAGCGATTCTCGGGTGGGATTCAGCTTCCAGGGTTGTTGAGTCCAGTCTTCTTTTTGTACTTTGCAGCACCAAGTGTGGCGAGCTTGGCTTGGGAGTCCATAGctggggcttttgatattgtttCAAAGATGTTATTCTTCCTCTCGCTCTTCCTCTTTACGTCTCTG GTCTTCAGGCCCAACCTTTTCAAGAGATCAATGAGAAGATTCAATGTGGCATGGTGGGCTTACTCACTTCCTCTGACTGTCCTTGCTCTAGCTTCCACCGAATATGCACAAGAAGTGAAAGGGAGCATTGCACACATCCTGATGCTTCTTCTATTGGCAATATCTGTTTTAGTTTCCCTTGGTCTGATAGTGTTCACTTTGTTCAACACTAAGATGCTCTTACCTGACAACGATCCAATTGTTACTCTGCTTAATCATTTACCAAGAGCAGTGTGA
- the LOC142622837 gene encoding floral homeotic protein DEFICIENS isoform X2 yields the protein MSRGKIQIKRIENTTNRQVTYSKRRNGLFKKANELTVLCDAKVSIIMVSSTGKVQEYVSPSTTTKQLIDEYQKAKETDIWSSNYERMQRELKKLKEVNRSLRTEIRQRRGESANDLSLEKIHILEQDMENAVKVIRDRKDAGNEDPQYGLVDNGDYGAVIGCSNGDPHIFALRLRPRQSNFHSGAGSDLTTYTLLE from the exons ATGTCAAGAGGAAAGATTCAGATCAAGAGGATAGAGAACACAACGAACAGGCAGGTTACGTACTCAAAAAGAAGGAACGGTTTGTTCAAGAAGGCCAACGAGCTCACTGTTCTGTGTGATGCTAAAGTTTCTATTATTATGGTCTCTAGCACTGGCAAGGTCCAAGAATATGTTAGCCCTTCCACCAC AACGAAGCAATTGATTGATGAGTACCAGAAGGCCAAGGAGACAGACATATGGAGCTCGAACTATGAG AGAATGCAAAGAGAGTTGAAGAAGCTGAAGGAGGTGAATAGGAGTCTTCGAACGGAGATAAG GCAGAGGAGAGGTGAATCTGCGAATGATCTAAGCTTGGAAAAAATACATATTCTTGAGCAAGACATGGAGAATGCTGTCAAGGTTATTCGCGACCGCAAG GATGCAGGAAATGAAGACCCACAATATGGATTAGTTGATAATGGAGATTATGGTGCTGTTATTGGATGCTCAAATGGAGATCCTCACATATTTGCTTTACGCCTGAGACCTAGGCAGTCTAATTTTCATAGTGGTGCAGGGTCAGATCTCACAACTTACACCTTGCTTGAGTAG